The DNA sequence TTTTTATGGAGCAGCCTCAGGTTGATCAGGTTGAACACTTCGGTTTTGGCCAGGTCCGTCACCATTTCGGTGCCCAGATCATCCAGGATGAGCAGGTCCGAATCGGTCAGGAGCTGTTCGAGTTCCTTGTTGTCCCGGAACTTAATGTCCTTGATGTCTTCCATCAGCTGAGATGCCGTCCGATAAACGACGACCTGTCCTTCCTGCAGCAGGGCCTTGGCGATGCTGGTGGCCAGAAACGTTTTGCCCGTGCCGGATGGACCGTAAAAATACAGGTTGTCCAGATGGATCGGGAAATCCCGGACATAGGTTCTGGCGATCTCGAGGTTTTCCCGCATCTGCTGCCGCGCCGTCTTGTTTGAGCCGGCATGTACCGTTGTGGCATCAAAAAGCGATTCGTCGAAGGTTTCGAAGGAATTGTCATTGAGCATCTCATGAAAGTCCGATTCCTCATAGACAATTTCCGCCAGCAGATTGTTGTAGCAGGTGCATTTCCTGCCCTGGAAGAACCCCGAGTCATTGCATTTGCGGCAATGATGCTTCAGATCCATATAGTCCATGGGGTAGCCGTTGCTGACCAGCAGTTCCATCTTGTTCTGCCGCAGGTTCAGGTTTTCCTCTTTCAGCCGGGCAATCTCGCGGTCGGCATTGTCCTGATCCCGCAGGTGAACCCTGGCAACATTCAGGGAATTGAGCGACATCTGCGTTTCCAGCTCGGCAATGAGGGGAATCCGCTGATAGATTTCCGCCTTGCGTTCCTTCTGTCTGGTCTCTTCTTCTTTTCGAATGGCCTCGTAACGGGCCATCACTTTCGAATGGAGATTATTCATCATCACCCTCCCAGCCTAACAGCTTCTTTTCCAGAGAATCATAATCCACGTTGCGCTGTTCGTAGTTGTTGAACGAAGTGACATCCTTGGGGTGAGGTCCTTTGCGTCCGCCCTTGGGCGGTTTGTCCTTCTTGATGGCATCGGCCACGGTCTGGATCCCGTCGGCTTTCCAGCGCTTGAGGATCCCTTCTATATAATTGAGGTCGGCTCGCCCGAGCTGATTGATGCAGCGCTGGGCGGCATGCTTGATCAGTACCAGGTCGAATCCGTAATCTTCAAACCAGCGGTCCATCTGTTCCTGCTGCGGCTCGGAAATGACCGAGGGGTCCATGCCCATGTACTTGAACAGTTCGCGGTAATTCTGCCAGCGGTCTTCGTAGCGGCGAATGACCTGGTGTGCTTCCTCTCCGGTCTGAACGAACTGCCTGCGCCAGGACAGCGCTACCTTTTCCAGGTAATTGAGGTTTTCTTTTCCGCGGCAGGAGCTGAACAGCAGCATGATGACTTCATCATCGAAATGATAGGAGTCCTTGAGTTCCATGACAAAGCGCAGCAGGGACGGCGACATGGGCTTGCCCATGACCATTTCCAGCGCGCTGACCAGTTCGCGGAAGGCCGGGTCGCCCAGGTGTTCCTGGGTATCGACTGCCGCCGCCTCGATCTGTCCCGTCTCATCCGTCCGATGGCTCTGGCTGTTGATGACCAGGTCCAGGCTGCCGGAGGAGTCCATCTGCCGAATCGTCAGTACGCCGCGCTGATTCCAGTACTCACAGGCTGAAATGACATCGATCACCGTCAGTCCGCACAGTCCGGCCAGCTGCTCCGTGTCCAGCGAACCGCCCTCCTGCGCAATGTGGAACAGCGCAGTCAGGACTTTGAAGTCATCCCCCGGAGTTTCCCGCAGTAATTCCTTTATGATGTAAGATGGGATCCAGGTCATTTGCTGGATACCCCCGATGGTGATATTGCCCATTGATTAATTACTCCTTGAGTGTGCTTCTTACTTTTATTATAGCATTGAAGGGGAAACAAAAAAACGGCCGGAGCCGTTTCTTAGTAGTGATTGTCCTGCCGCTGATGATTGATTTGATTCTTGGCCAGGTAGGCTTCGCGGATGTCCTCGAGGGTAAAGCCCAGGGTGCGTCCCAGGGCAAAGAAGTCCTCCAGCAGGACCTCGAAGGAATTCATGGAAGAAAAGGAGACCAGTTCGTTGACTGCCAGGAACAGGTCAATGAAGTGGGAGGTCAGATCGGTGGTTTCCACCGAATCGTCCGGTTCTACTTCCTCAAAGCCATGATCCAGCCCGATGGTCAGAATGAAGTGGAGGCAGTCCACATATTCTTCCAGAATCTTGTCGCGATGGGATGGGGGTTTTGTGCTCCAGTATTTGAAACAACGGGTCTCGTTGGCGAGTTCACCCAGTTCCGTCAGCAGAGCCAGATATTTTTTGTTTTTCAGTGAGGCCGGGTCCAGCCCGTGTTCCTGCACGATCCGTTCATTTAGTTGCTTCTGAACAGCAAAGAGTTCCCTGAGTTGCAATTTCAATGCCGCCTTTCAAGTTGTTTTTATCCACTATATTTAATCATAGTATCAAAAAGTTTTTTTGAAAAGTTCAGTAAATGATTTCAAAAAAGAAAAATTTTCCGGGAGTGAAAAATTAATCTTAATGGGAAATTCAGCTGATAATATTGGGGTTTTTCAGGGGGATCGAGAAAACGATGGATTCTTTCTTGGCATTCAGGGACTTCCACAGTTCCAGGCGATCGACCAGGAACTT is a window from the Clostridiaceae bacterium HFYG-1003 genome containing:
- a CDS encoding DnaD domain protein — encoded protein: MGNITIGGIQQMTWIPSYIIKELLRETPGDDFKVLTALFHIAQEGGSLDTEQLAGLCGLTVIDVISACEYWNQRGVLTIRQMDSSGSLDLVINSQSHRTDETGQIEAAAVDTQEHLGDPAFRELVSALEMVMGKPMSPSLLRFVMELKDSYHFDDEVIMLLFSSCRGKENLNYLEKVALSWRRQFVQTGEEAHQVIRRYEDRWQNYRELFKYMGMDPSVISEPQQEQMDRWFEDYGFDLVLIKHAAQRCINQLGRADLNYIEGILKRWKADGIQTVADAIKKDKPPKGGRKGPHPKDVTSFNNYEQRNVDYDSLEKKLLGWEGDDE
- a CDS encoding ATP-binding protein; its protein translation is MNNLHSKVMARYEAIRKEEETRQKERKAEIYQRIPLIAELETQMSLNSLNVARVHLRDQDNADREIARLKEENLNLRQNKMELLVSNGYPMDYMDLKHHCRKCNDSGFFQGRKCTCYNNLLAEIVYEESDFHEMLNDNSFETFDESLFDATTVHAGSNKTARQQMRENLEIARTYVRDFPIHLDNLYFYGPSGTGKTFLATSIAKALLQEGQVVVYRTASQLMEDIKDIKFRDNKELEQLLTDSDLLILDDLGTEMVTDLAKTEVFNLINLRLLHKKKMLISSNLSLGSIRDKYSERLSSRIAGEFILVAFFGDDLRNAKGQRKILRFRRRMK
- a CDS encoding dUTP diphosphatase — translated: MQLRELFAVQKQLNERIVQEHGLDPASLKNKKYLALLTELGELANETRCFKYWSTKPPSHRDKILEEYVDCLHFILTIGLDHGFEEVEPDDSVETTDLTSHFIDLFLAVNELVSFSSMNSFEVLLEDFFALGRTLGFTLEDIREAYLAKNQINHQRQDNHY